Proteins encoded within one genomic window of Nordella sp. HKS 07:
- a CDS encoding DUF2092 domain-containing protein, which translates to MNIRHLLDPEQVRLARRRKGGLTAARHVLAAVTLTVGVAALSVPAWAQTEDELAKQYKIESMKQALETKERYDLYGLRFASDQSAVPADAQSLLDDIAATLKNFPEWHLRIVGHTDATADPQHNQALSLDRANAIKAGLVERGVDEQRLATAGAGESRPLAGNDTPEGRALNRRVELIRFTDSAEAKRLLKAMSDYLDAQKAISFDYDAALEVVTNDKQKLALSSSGMVTLNRPDKIRAARAGGFVDVETLFDGKTLTVLGKNANKYTQLEVPGTIDHLIDELRTKYDRPLPAADLLGTNAYAALMEDVYDSKDLGSGVINGTECDFLAFRKDEVDLQVWIAHGDSPYPCKYVLTSRLVTDGPQYSVEIRNWSTGDKAMKDDFAFQNATNAEKIDLKDLQDKTSELPSNFAMGGKQ; encoded by the coding sequence ATGAATATCCGTCACCTTCTCGATCCTGAACAAGTACGCCTGGCAAGAAGGCGTAAGGGCGGGCTTACTGCTGCTAGACATGTGCTGGCGGCCGTCACTCTGACGGTCGGCGTTGCCGCGCTAAGCGTTCCTGCCTGGGCGCAAACGGAAGACGAGCTAGCCAAGCAATACAAGATCGAATCCATGAAGCAGGCGCTGGAGACGAAGGAGCGCTACGATCTCTATGGCCTGCGCTTCGCCAGTGACCAGTCGGCAGTCCCGGCTGACGCGCAATCGCTCCTGGACGACATTGCGGCGACGCTCAAGAACTTCCCTGAATGGCATTTGAGAATTGTCGGTCATACCGACGCCACGGCTGATCCGCAGCACAACCAGGCCCTGTCGCTCGACCGCGCCAACGCCATCAAGGCGGGGTTGGTCGAACGCGGCGTTGACGAGCAAAGGCTGGCTACGGCCGGCGCCGGCGAAAGCCGGCCTCTGGCCGGCAACGATACGCCTGAGGGGCGTGCTCTGAACCGCCGGGTCGAGCTTATTCGATTCACCGACTCGGCGGAGGCCAAGCGCCTGCTCAAGGCGATGTCGGATTATCTGGATGCGCAGAAAGCGATATCGTTCGACTACGATGCGGCGCTCGAGGTCGTAACCAATGATAAACAGAAGCTGGCGCTCTCGAGTTCCGGCATGGTGACGCTCAACCGTCCGGATAAGATCCGTGCGGCGCGCGCCGGCGGCTTCGTGGACGTCGAAACCCTGTTCGATGGCAAAACCCTGACCGTGCTCGGAAAGAACGCAAACAAATACACCCAGCTTGAAGTCCCCGGCACGATCGATCATTTGATTGACGAGTTGAGGACCAAATACGACCGACCCCTGCCTGCCGCCGATCTGTTGGGGACGAACGCCTACGCCGCCTTGATGGAAGACGTTTACGACTCGAAAGATCTCGGCAGTGGAGTGATCAACGGCACCGAGTGCGATTTTCTCGCTTTCCGCAAGGACGAGGTGGACTTGCAGGTCTGGATCGCCCACGGAGATAGTCCCTATCCGTGCAAATATGTCCTGACCTCGAGGCTCGTCACCGATGGACCGCAGTACAGTGTGGAGATCCGGAATTGGAGCACCGGCGACAAGGCCATGAAGGATGACTTTGCGTTCCAGAACGCGACGAACGCGGAGAAGATCGACCTGAAAGACTTGCAGGACAAGACGAGTGAACTTCCCTCGAACTTTGCAATGGGAGGCAAACAATGA
- the gltS gene encoding sodium/glutamate symporter, whose protein sequence is MEAMTRFELDELSTLIVGVIALFVGRYIRQAVPFLRRIDMPNAVVGAMIVAVAVLLLQVFVDFDVVFGSRLKDALLLIFFTTIGLSAKLAALKSGGKPLLILCAVTVVALMVQNLSGAALATFWGVHPAYGVLVGSLSFVGGPGTAMAWAKELQSQGLQNAQVVAVGAATLAVIAGALVSGPVTGWIVKRHNLHGLKGAKTDVTFAAPPPAKASKAAETGQIESLLSTVFVLALAVLMGEKLNQYAREAGLLLPGFLSAMLAGVVITNVADILKHPLDFAPIEKGGAVALQLFLVMALMSTPLISVAVIIVPLMLNVVIQVVATVAIAYFVLFRLLGSDYDAAVTSGGFLGFGLSSMPVAMATMDEVGHRYGPSPKAFLLITLAGSFFVDLANAVVAKVFLALPYFSIAHPVAGG, encoded by the coding sequence ATGGAAGCAATGACACGTTTTGAGCTTGATGAGCTCTCAACCCTTATCGTTGGGGTGATCGCACTCTTTGTGGGCCGATACATTCGCCAAGCTGTTCCCTTCTTGCGGCGCATTGATATGCCCAACGCCGTGGTCGGAGCCATGATCGTTGCGGTAGCTGTACTGCTTCTTCAAGTATTTGTCGATTTCGATGTCGTCTTCGGCTCTCGCCTCAAGGACGCTCTGCTGCTGATCTTCTTTACGACGATCGGTCTTTCGGCAAAGCTTGCGGCATTGAAGAGCGGTGGGAAACCGCTGCTCATTCTCTGTGCGGTTACGGTCGTCGCACTGATGGTACAGAACCTCTCTGGTGCTGCGCTTGCGACGTTCTGGGGAGTTCATCCGGCTTATGGCGTGCTGGTTGGGTCCCTATCATTCGTTGGCGGCCCTGGCACTGCCATGGCATGGGCCAAGGAGCTACAGAGTCAGGGACTCCAGAACGCACAGGTCGTGGCCGTCGGCGCAGCGACGCTTGCCGTAATAGCGGGTGCACTCGTCTCAGGCCCCGTCACGGGTTGGATTGTGAAGCGACACAACTTGCATGGGCTAAAGGGTGCCAAGACCGATGTCACGTTTGCAGCTCCTCCACCCGCCAAGGCGTCGAAAGCGGCAGAGACCGGTCAAATCGAGAGCCTCTTGTCGACCGTCTTCGTTCTCGCACTCGCTGTCTTGATGGGCGAGAAGCTTAACCAATATGCGCGTGAGGCAGGACTGCTGCTGCCAGGGTTCTTATCTGCCATGTTAGCCGGCGTGGTCATTACAAATGTTGCGGACATCTTGAAGCACCCATTGGATTTTGCACCGATCGAGAAAGGTGGAGCTGTGGCACTTCAGCTTTTCCTGGTGATGGCACTGATGTCGACGCCTTTGATCTCGGTGGCCGTGATCATCGTGCCGCTCATGCTGAACGTCGTGATTCAAGTGGTAGCCACCGTAGCGATTGCCTACTTTGTCCTGTTCCGGCTACTCGGCAGCGACTATGACGCTGCTGTCACGTCAGGCGGGTTTCTGGGTTTTGGCCTGTCTTCCATGCCCGTAGCCATGGCGACCATGGATGAGGTCGGACATCGCTACGGACCTTCTCCAAAGGCCTTCCTTCTCATTACACTGGCCGGCTCGTTCTTCGTCGATCTTGCCAATGCCGTGGTGGCCAAGGTCTTTCTTGCCTTGCCGTATTTTTCAATTGCGCATCCAGTGGCCGGCGGATAG
- a CDS encoding aspartate:alanine exchanger family transporter, whose product MLGFFQWLGNNPFILLFLTVGLAVWIGRQTIGGYGLGMVAAAIIVGCGLAVWGSAYGVKLELNNFTKSMFYYLFMYGVGLRVGPSFVNSLGGDGLKFTLLAIVSCVVGLLLVVVGVRFMDLPPGAAGGILAGSQTMSAAIGSAEEAVNAGVLTLPAGTSPEQVSSMIALSYGITYIWGTVGIILITKYLPKWWGVDAEASAREYEKKFGVASGDTPTLSGWTTGGLRAYRLENKTWIGKTIGELLRAHPEYRVVNVVRDGHPLQVSPELKLAANDIIALGGRRELMTEKMGLIGQEVSDKTALDIPLDAAEIVVTNKDMLKLSQAELRALPDVDQIQLVKLERGGVNIPIGTNTKLQRMDILSVVGLKDAVSRVGSLFGRVVRPSTATDLLTLALGMILGFLIGAIQFPAFGASIGLGNAGGLLVSGVIVSSMASRLRFFGNTPNAARNILEDLGLIVFVAIVGINAGNSLLTQLTGILALKIFIIGFIACSIPPVIVWALGYHVFKINPAVLMGGVAGARSHSGPCREAAVEIKSNVPWIGFPVAYAVSGVLLTVFGYFAMILA is encoded by the coding sequence ATGTTGGGTTTTTTCCAGTGGCTGGGCAACAATCCCTTCATTTTGCTGTTTCTGACCGTTGGATTGGCGGTGTGGATCGGGCGCCAGACTATCGGCGGCTATGGTCTCGGCATGGTCGCGGCGGCGATCATCGTCGGCTGCGGCCTGGCCGTCTGGGGTTCGGCTTATGGCGTGAAGCTTGAACTCAACAACTTCACAAAATCGATGTTCTACTATCTCTTCATGTATGGGGTTGGTCTCCGTGTGGGGCCATCCTTCGTCAACAGCCTCGGCGGCGATGGCCTGAAGTTCACTTTACTGGCGATCGTCAGCTGCGTCGTCGGCCTCTTGCTCGTTGTGGTTGGCGTCCGCTTCATGGATCTTCCGCCTGGCGCCGCAGGTGGCATACTTGCTGGTTCGCAAACCATGTCTGCTGCCATCGGCTCTGCCGAAGAAGCGGTGAACGCCGGCGTGCTCACGCTGCCCGCAGGTACATCGCCGGAGCAGGTCAGCTCGATGATCGCGCTTTCTTACGGCATCACCTATATCTGGGGTACCGTAGGCATCATCTTGATCACCAAGTACCTGCCGAAATGGTGGGGCGTCGACGCCGAAGCGAGCGCCAGAGAGTACGAAAAGAAGTTCGGTGTGGCGAGTGGCGACACGCCGACGCTCAGCGGCTGGACGACCGGCGGCCTGCGCGCCTATCGGCTGGAGAACAAGACCTGGATCGGTAAGACCATCGGAGAATTGCTGAGGGCGCACCCGGAGTATCGCGTGGTCAATGTCGTGCGGGATGGCCACCCCCTCCAGGTCTCGCCGGAACTCAAGCTCGCGGCCAACGACATCATCGCGCTTGGTGGCCGCCGCGAGTTGATGACCGAGAAGATGGGGCTCATCGGTCAGGAAGTCTCAGACAAGACGGCGCTCGACATTCCGCTCGACGCGGCTGAGATTGTCGTCACCAACAAGGATATGCTGAAACTGTCGCAAGCCGAACTGCGGGCCCTGCCGGATGTGGACCAGATCCAGCTGGTCAAGCTGGAGCGTGGCGGCGTCAATATCCCGATCGGAACGAATACCAAGCTGCAGCGCATGGATATCCTGTCGGTGGTCGGCCTCAAAGATGCCGTCAGCCGCGTGGGGTCGCTGTTCGGACGGGTTGTGCGGCCGAGCACGGCAACCGACCTGCTCACGCTGGCGCTCGGTATGATCCTCGGCTTTCTCATCGGCGCCATTCAGTTCCCGGCCTTCGGTGCCTCCATCGGACTCGGCAATGCCGGTGGCCTGCTGGTATCGGGTGTGATCGTGTCGTCGATGGCCTCGCGGCTCCGCTTCTTCGGCAACACGCCGAATGCGGCCCGCAACATCCTTGAAGACCTTGGCCTCATCGTCTTTGTAGCGATCGTCGGGATCAATGCCGGCAACTCGTTGCTGACGCAGCTCACCGGCATACTGGCGCTGAAGATCTTTATCATCGGCTTCATTGCCTGCTCGATCCCGCCGGTCATCGTATGGGCACTGGGCTATCATGTCTTCAAGATCAACCCGGCTGTGTTGATGGGCGGCGTTGCCGGCGCCCGTAGCCACTCCGGCCCCTGCCGAGAAGCCGCCGTTGAGATCAAGAGCAATGTACCATGGATTGGCTTCCCTGTGGCCTATGCCGTGTCGGGCGTCTTGTTGACCGTTTTCGGGTACTTCGCGATGATCCTGGCATAG